The following coding sequences are from one Lathyrus oleraceus cultivar Zhongwan6 unplaced genomic scaffold, CAAS_Psat_ZW6_1.0 chrUn0482, whole genome shotgun sequence window:
- the LOC127114271 gene encoding cation/H(+) antiporter 15: MEMANYACYNVSFSPSNNIWMADDIMIKHVPLLCLQIAYDILVSRLFYFVLKPLHVPLIIAQVLAGFTLSPSLLGNFEWVFSLFYSQYGILAVETFANLGIMYYVFLSGLEMNSDTILRSRKKGTSIAIAGIVTPMLFGVGFLALQQKLIDKNDVFAQTPKENQGEAYLFWCLALSVTGFPVLARILANLKLLYTKLGKDALTAAMLTDAYGWVMFTLLIPYSTRGGKPYLSVISTLMFIVFCFAVVRPILTPIIEHKTSMNTWRKSHLLDVLTGVCICSYITDSLGTHPIVGAFVFGLILPHGKFADVVLELSADFVSEILCPVYFAGFGFRLNLPFLLKQKNAGLMFLVMLLLCIPKVLSSVIVTFFFGMPARDGVAIGLLLNTKGIMAVILLNIAWDKRILDPYTFMVMMLAIIVMTVMVSPLINAIYKPKFRFMQSQLRTVQKLRFDVELRIVACVHNAKHANNMIHVIEATNATRLSPIHVSVAHLVQLTRHGTAILVSQMDNSNSTIGGAEATNYGSQLEFESITNAFEKLVEQYNAIRFDISSVVSSYTTIHEDIYNVAEEKRASLILLPFHKDYSTIEDAPEIIHNEHCEINKNVLQKAPCSVGIFVDRGLGSLLEIKLRIIMIFIGGPDDREALSIAWRMAGHPGTQLHVVRINLLGKAAEETKLKMEKSKSRHGMLSTVIDNVMQKELDEECIISFRHKAVNNNDSILYSEKEVHSNTGEEIPTLLNDIDKPGYDLYIVGQGSGKNSVIFSRLLEWCDHPELGVIGDILASTSFGTQSSVLIVQQYLVGRKRVMRKCHEVKTGTENL, encoded by the exons ATGGAGATGGCAAATTATGCATGTTATAATGTATCATTTAGTCCTTCAAACAATATCTGGATGGCTGATGATATTATGATAAAACATGTTCCTCTTTTGTGTCTCCAAATTGCTTATGATATTTTGGTTTCTCGGCTTTTCTACTTCGTCCTTAAGCCCCTTCATGTGCCCCTCATTATTGCGCAGGTGTTG GCTGGTTTTACTCTGAGTCCAAGTCTCTTGGGAAATTTTGAATGGGTATTTTCCTTGTTTTATAGTCAATATGGAATCCTAGCCGTTGAAACCTTTGCAAACTTAGGAATAATGTACTATGTGTTCCTAAGTGGTTTAGAAATGAATTCAGACACCATCTTAAGATCAAGGAAGAAAGGTACAAGCATAGCAATTGCCGGCATTGTGACGCCAATGTTATTTGGTGTTGGATTTCTAGCTCTACAACAAAAACTTATAGATAAAAATGATGTTTTCGCACAAACACCAAAAGAAAATCAAGGCGAAGCATATTTATTCTGGTGTTTAGCACTTTCTGTAACAGGTTTCCCTGTCCTTGCAAGAATCTTAGCTAATCTTAAACTTTTATATACAAAGCTTGGAAAAGATGCATTGACAGCAGCTATGTTAACCGATGCATATGGTTGGGTTATGTTTACCTTGTTGATTCCTTATTCGACTAGAGGTGGAAAGCCTTATCTCTCAGTAATCTCTACTTTGATGTTCATAGTTTTTTGCTTTGCTGTGGTGAGACCTATCCTTACTCCAATCATTGAACACAAAACAAGTATGAACACGTGGCGAAAATCACACCTGTTGGACGTGTTGACGGGAGTGTGTATTTGTTCGTACATTACGGATTCTCTCGGTACACATCCTATTGTTGGAGCTTTTGTGTTTGGATTAATTTTGCCTCATGGAAAGTTTGCTGATGTGGTTTTGGAATTGTCGGCCGATTTTGTTTCTGAGATTCTGTGTCCTGTTTACTTTGCTGGATTTGGTTTTAGACTCAACTTGCCTTTCCTTTTGAAGCAAAAGAATGCGGGTTTAATGTTTTTGGTTATGCTTTTGTTATGCATACCTAAAGTTTTGAGCTCTGTGATTGTCACTTTCTTCTTCGGTATGCCTGCCCGAGATGGAGTTGCCATTGGATTGCTTCTCAACACCAAGGGTATCATGGCTGTCATACTACTGAATATTGCTTGGGACAAAAGG ATTTTGGATCCATATACTTTCATGGTTATGATGCTTGCTATTATAGTAATGACTGTAATGGTTTCTCCCTTGATCAATGCAATATACAAACCAAAATTCCGATTCATGCAATCGCAATTAAGGACCGTGCAAAAACTGAGGTTCGATGTGGAGCTTCGAATCGTCGCTTGTGTCCACAATGCTAAACATGCCAATAACATGATCCATGTCATTGAAGCCACAAATGCTACTAGACTTTCACCTATACATGTATCAGTAGCTCACTTAGTTCAACTCACTAGACATGGCACAGCTATTCTTGTTTCACAAATGGATAATTCAAACAGCACGATTGGTGGCGCAGAAGCAACCAACTATGGATCACAATTAGAGTTTGAGAGCATAACTAATGCATTTGAAAAACTCGTAGAACAATACAATGCGATTAGGTTTGACATATCAAGTGTTGTCTCGTCCTACACAACTATCCATGAGGACATTTACAATGTTGCCGAAGAGAAACGCGCCAGCCTAATTCTCCTTCCCTTTCACAAAGACTACTCAACAATAGAAGATGCTCCAGAAATAATCCACAATGAACATTGTGAGATAAACAAAAATGTTCTACAAAAAGCACCTTGTTCGGTAGGGATCTTTGTGGATCGCGGTTTAGGATCGTTGTTAGAAATAAAATTACGCATTATAATGATTTTCATCGGTGGACCTGACGACCGTGAAGCCTTGTCTATTGCATGGAGAATGGCGGGGCATCCAGGAACACAATTACATGTTGTGAGGATCAATCTGTTAGGTAAGGCTGCAGAAGAAACAAAACTAAAAATGGAAAAAAGCAAGTCTCGTCATGGAATGTTGTCGACGGTTATAGACAATGTGATGCAAAAAGAGTTGGATGAAGAGTGTATAATTTCCTTTAGGCACAAAGCAGTGAACAATAACGATTCAATTCTTTACTCAGAGAAGGAAGTCCATTCGAATACGGGCGAAGAGATTCCAACGCTTCTTAACGATATTGATAAACCTGGATATGATTTGTACATTGTTGGACAAGGAAGCGGTAAGAACTCGGTGATTTTTTCGAGGTTGTTGGAATGGTGCGACCATCCTGAACTTGGTGTTATAGGTGACATATTGGCTTCAACTAGCTTTGGTACGCAATCTTCTGTGCTTATTGTGCAACAATATTTGGTTGGAAGAAAACGCGTTATGAGAAAATGTCATGAAGTGAAAACTGGTACTGAAAATTTGTAA